The following nucleotide sequence is from Pseudoalteromonas xiamenensis.
ATGAAAATAAATGGCAATAAGCTAATGCAAACGACCAAAGGCCCTGAAAGGGCAAAATAGATTAATCGGCGGTCAATTTTTTCATTAGGGGACATACTTGCATGAGCATAAAAGTAAAGAGCAGGGCCAAGCAGTAATCTAAACGGCAATTCAAAACCCGCAAGGCTAGGTGCGTATACAAATGCTCCGGAATAAATGAAGAGCTCGCCAGCCAAATGAATTAGTAACAAGGTGAGCAACCCAGTCAGGCGTTGATATTGTTTTTCTTTCGGTCTTCTAACAACATCTAACAATGCCAGCAATGTCATACCAATCATGCAAGCATACAAAATTGTAGGTAAAAGATTGACCATTTGACTACCTAATTCGTGACCTGGAATTTCTCATTGACTAAGGTAAAATCGCCTAAATCTATTCCAACACGTTTTAAAACAGCTTTAGGTTGGTTATCAAGGTGTTTGATAGAGCGTTTTCCTCATTTCTGCCTCTTATTATTACAGATACTTGAATCAATTCATTGCATATTTGCTTAGCAAAGCGGATTTACGTATTCATCAAAGCGACGTGCTGGTCTCGTAACGTTACTCAATTATCTCGTTTACGTATCCTGCAACAACCCGTGTTTTAAAAAAATTAACTTGACCATAAGGATTACATACGTAATCATTATTTTGATTACGCATGTAATCTAATTGATTCAATGTGCAAATCAGCTCACTACGGAAACTCTGTTTTATTACAAATTTTCAATTATTACATAGGATTAAAGACATAATGCAATGTGTAAACCTTTTTAAAAAAGCAGCTACCCGTTATATATCAATGACTATAATGCTGCTATTTAGCTTTGTTACTTTTCAATCAATTGCACATCAAACGGATGCTGCGGTCACACCAGTTAAGAGAGCAGTACCACTTTACCCAAAATACGCCATTAAAAAGCGGATAGAAGGTACGGTTTTAGTGAATTTCAGTATCGAGCAAGATGGTAACGTGTCAGATATTCAGGTCGTAGCATCGGATCAAGATGGGCTTTTTGACGCAAGTGCAATTTTAGGCGTTCAAAAATGGCTTTATACAAAACCGGCTCAAAAAATTCGTAACAATTATGCCGCGATTGAATTCGCACTGACAGATACGCCCGCGACGTCGCAGTTTACGAATGTAGAAAAAATCCAAGTTAGAGGGGAATAACGCGCTGTGAATCGTGCCCGAGTTCGATTCGAGTGTGCGACATAATTGTGGTGATAATCGCTTTCGAATAGGAACTCATCGGGGCAGGTCTTGCGCAATGTATAGTTTAAAGAGACCATCGTCTGCTATTGTTAAAACCACTACATCAGGAACTTTGGTGTGATTGCTTACTGAAATTTAGCTATATGAATGTATTTGAAAGAAAAATATCAGCAATCTGTTTTTTCTTTAAACTCACACAAGTCTTCAATTAAGCAGCTACCGCATTTAGGTTTGCGGGCGGTACACACGTAGCGACCATGTAGGATAAGCCAGTGATGGACATCCACTTTAAATTCTTTAGGCACGACTTTGTCGAGTTTCTTTTCGACTTCCACCACGTCTTTGCCCTTGGCAAAGTTGGTGCGGTTGGATACGCGGAAAATATGGGTATCGACAGCAATCGTAGGCCAGCCGAAAGCGCAGTTAAGGACCACATTGGCCGTTTTACGACCAACGCCAGGCAGCGCCTCGAGCGCTTCGCGATTTTCAGGTACTTCAGAGTTGTGTTGCTCGACAAGAATTTGTGAGAGCTTCACGACATTGTTGGCTTTCGAATTAAATAAACCGATGGTTTTGATGTATTCTTTTAGGCCATCGACACCCAGCGCGACGATTGCCTCAGGTGTATTTGCGACAGGAAAGAGCTTTCTTGTCGCTTTGTTGACGCTTACGTCCGTTGCTTGTGCAGATAAGGTGACGGCGACAAGTAACTCAAAAGGCGAGGTATATTCCAGCTCAGTTTCAGGATTTGGGTTTTCATCTCTGAGACGCGTTAGGATCTCGATTCTTTTGTCTTTATTCACGGCGTTACCTTAACTTAAACTTGTCACGCGGACTCTTGGTGCTTTTTCTACTTCCGCTTTCGCTATTTGGGCTTTTTGTTTAGCATCGTAGATATTCTTAAGCGCGATTAACAAACCCAATCCCAAAAATGCACCTGGTGGTAAAATGGCGACAAGAAGCTGATTGTCAAAATGCAGCACTTCGATACGTAAAACAGTCGCCCAGTCTCCTAATAACAGGTT
It contains:
- the nth gene encoding endonuclease III; protein product: MNKDKRIEILTRLRDENPNPETELEYTSPFELLVAVTLSAQATDVSVNKATRKLFPVANTPEAIVALGVDGLKEYIKTIGLFNSKANNVVKLSQILVEQHNSEVPENREALEALPGVGRKTANVVLNCAFGWPTIAVDTHIFRVSNRTNFAKGKDVVEVEKKLDKVVPKEFKVDVHHWLILHGRYVCTARKPKCGSCLIEDLCEFKEKTDC
- a CDS encoding energy transducer TonB codes for the protein MLLFSFVTFQSIAHQTDAAVTPVKRAVPLYPKYAIKKRIEGTVLVNFSIEQDGNVSDIQVVASDQDGLFDASAILGVQKWLYTKPAQKIRNNYAAIEFALTDTPATSQFTNVEKIQVRGE